The Comamonas piscis region GCCTGGGCTACACCTTGGGCAACGGCAAGTACGTCGGCTTCCACACCGAAATGGCAGAAAACGTTGTGAGCGATCTGCAAAAGCAACTCGGCCTGGCCAAGCTGGACATCAAGTACCAGCCCGTGACCTCGCAAAACCGCGTGCCTTTGGTGCAAAACGGTACCGTGGATCTGGAGTGCGGCTCGACCACCAACAACCAGTCGCGCCAAAAGGATGCTGCTTTCGCCTTCACCACCTACGTGGAAGAAGTGCGCATCGCGGTGAAGGCCAACTCCGGCATCACCGGCATCAAGGACCTGAACGGCAAGACCCTGGTGACCACCACCGGTACCACTTCGGTGCAGACCCTGCGCAAGAACAAGCGCGCGGATGGCCTGACTTTCAAGGAAGTCATGGGCAAGGACCACGCTGACAGCTTCCTGATGCTGGAATCCGGCCGCGCTGACGCGTTCGTGATGGACGGCTCCATCCTGGCTGCCAACATCTCCAAGTCCAAGGCACCAGCTGACTACAAGGTCGTTGGCGAAGTGCTGTCGGTCGAACCTATTGCCTGCATGCTGCGCAAGGACGACGCCGCCTTCAAGAAGGCTGTGGACGATTCCATCGTGCGCCAGATCAAGGATGGCTCGCTGGAAAAGCTGTACGACAAGTGGTTCATGCAACCTATCCCTCCTAACAACGTGAAGGTGGGTCTGCCACTGTCGGCCGCTACCAAGGACGCTTGGGCCAACCCGAACGACAAGCCTATGGAAGCCTACGAAGTCAAGTAAGCACACCACTGAGGTACCGCCCTTCCAGCCTGGGGTTTGGGGGGGCGTTTTTGTTGGTACTGGTTTTTGAGAGTGGAAGCCAGTCGCCAAACATTGCTACAAAGACAAAAAAAGAGGTAGTCCTATGAATTGGGATTGGCAAGTATTTTGTGAAGACACGATTGAGCGCCAGGTCGTGCAGGGCTGTTTCGGTAAAAACGGTGATGTCACGTATCTGGACTGGTTGTTGTCTGCGTGGGGATGGACTATCTCTGTCTCCTTGTGCGCGCTGGTGATTGCGCTGGTGGTGGGCTCCATCGTCGGCACCCTGCGCACGCTGCCTGACCGCCCCTGGACCGTGCG contains the following coding sequences:
- a CDS encoding amino acid ABC transporter substrate-binding protein, with amino-acid sequence MKKHLLAFAVAAVAAGSAFAQAGDTLAKIKSSGSITLGVRESSGLGYTLGNGKYVGFHTEMAENVVSDLQKQLGLAKLDIKYQPVTSQNRVPLVQNGTVDLECGSTTNNQSRQKDAAFAFTTYVEEVRIAVKANSGITGIKDLNGKTLVTTTGTTSVQTLRKNKRADGLTFKEVMGKDHADSFLMLESGRADAFVMDGSILAANISKSKAPADYKVVGEVLSVEPIACMLRKDDAAFKKAVDDSIVRQIKDGSLEKLYDKWFMQPIPPNNVKVGLPLSAATKDAWANPNDKPMEAYEVK